The Thermococcus sp. genome contains a region encoding:
- the topA gene encoding DNA topoisomerase I, with amino-acid sequence MVTLIIAEKPNVARKIAYALAEGKPLRRSIGKANYYEFTRDGKKAVVAPAVGHLFSLAPRVKTYGYPIFDVEWVPVHVAEKGKGYAKDYINALASLAKKADEFVVACDYDTEGEVIGYTALKYACGINPTQAKRMKFSALTKKDLLRAWYNLEPTINFGMADAGIARHILDWYWGVNLSRALTSAIKRASGKWMILSTGRVQGPTLKFLVDREKEIQNFKPTPYWVIKMLLEKDGGQYTAVYEKERILDEESAKRIVEEAKKGPAFVEKVEVKKQNRYPPVPFDLGTLQREAYSAFGYSPKKTLDLAQKLYEKGLQSYPRTSSQKLPKNLNLRSIIQRLAKLEAYKPFAHELLGREKLRPVEGKKDDPAHPAIYPTGELPKPGDLTKDEQNIYDLVVRRFLALFMEPAVREIMKVVITSNGHRFLLSGARTLKEGWLKVYGRYVKFDEVILPAFKESELVKVIQIKREKKKTKPPARYSPAAVIKRMEDLGIGTKATRAQILETLYSRGYIEGKRKIKVTPLGMRVVEALERNVPDIVSVELTKAFEERMKEIMAGKADREGVIEESKNQLIKILQIFKEKELDIGKMLMETTGTGATTSKTAARTAGAVKELSEEEERGVKKTIDKGEGRKKPLVVGKCPKCGGDLVVRYNRRTGKRFVGCSNWPKCNVTYPLLQRGEVIPTNKTCCGGAPVVKIREGEREYEVCLDMNCDEYRYRRSTRKAK; translated from the coding sequence ATGGTCACGCTCATCATCGCGGAGAAGCCAAACGTTGCCAGAAAGATAGCGTACGCACTCGCTGAGGGAAAACCTCTGCGGAGGAGTATAGGAAAGGCGAACTATTACGAGTTCACCCGTGATGGGAAAAAGGCCGTGGTAGCCCCCGCCGTCGGACACCTCTTCTCCCTGGCCCCTAGAGTAAAGACTTACGGTTATCCGATATTCGATGTGGAGTGGGTCCCCGTTCACGTCGCCGAAAAAGGGAAGGGCTACGCTAAGGACTACATCAACGCCCTGGCCTCTCTGGCGAAGAAGGCGGACGAGTTCGTAGTGGCCTGCGACTACGACACGGAGGGTGAAGTTATCGGTTACACGGCCCTCAAGTACGCCTGTGGCATCAACCCCACCCAGGCAAAGAGGATGAAGTTCTCGGCCCTGACGAAGAAAGACCTTCTCCGCGCGTGGTACAACCTTGAACCCACCATAAATTTCGGGATGGCTGATGCAGGAATAGCGCGCCACATCCTTGACTGGTACTGGGGCGTCAACCTTTCAAGGGCCTTAACATCAGCGATAAAGCGTGCGAGCGGCAAGTGGATGATTCTTTCCACGGGTCGAGTTCAGGGCCCAACGCTCAAGTTCCTTGTGGACCGGGAGAAAGAGATTCAGAACTTCAAGCCCACGCCCTACTGGGTTATCAAAATGCTCCTTGAGAAGGATGGGGGGCAGTACACGGCGGTCTATGAGAAGGAGCGCATCTTGGACGAGGAATCGGCCAAACGCATCGTTGAAGAGGCCAAGAAAGGCCCCGCGTTCGTCGAGAAAGTTGAGGTCAAGAAGCAGAACCGGTATCCCCCTGTGCCCTTCGATCTTGGAACCCTCCAGAGGGAGGCCTACTCAGCATTCGGCTACTCTCCGAAGAAAACGCTGGATCTTGCGCAGAAGCTCTATGAGAAGGGTCTCCAGTCCTACCCCCGTACCTCTTCTCAAAAGCTTCCCAAAAACCTCAACCTCCGCTCGATAATACAGAGGTTAGCGAAGCTTGAGGCGTACAAGCCTTTCGCCCACGAGCTCCTTGGGAGAGAGAAGCTAAGGCCTGTTGAGGGGAAGAAGGACGACCCTGCTCATCCGGCCATTTACCCAACGGGAGAGCTTCCAAAGCCAGGTGACCTGACGAAAGATGAGCAAAACATCTACGATCTCGTGGTCAGGCGTTTCCTGGCCCTCTTCATGGAGCCGGCCGTCAGGGAGATAATGAAGGTGGTCATAACCTCCAACGGTCACCGCTTCCTATTGAGTGGGGCCAGGACCCTTAAGGAGGGCTGGCTGAAGGTATACGGAAGGTACGTCAAGTTTGACGAGGTGATCCTCCCCGCGTTTAAGGAGAGCGAGCTGGTCAAGGTAATCCAGATAAAGCGAGAGAAGAAGAAGACGAAACCGCCGGCGAGATACTCACCCGCCGCGGTTATCAAGAGGATGGAGGACCTCGGCATAGGAACCAAGGCCACCCGCGCCCAGATTCTGGAGACCCTCTACAGCCGCGGCTATATTGAGGGTAAGAGAAAGATAAAAGTAACCCCTCTTGGAATGAGGGTCGTGGAGGCTCTTGAGAGGAACGTGCCCGACATAGTCAGTGTCGAGCTCACAAAAGCCTTCGAGGAGAGGATGAAGGAGATTATGGCAGGGAAGGCCGACAGAGAAGGTGTCATCGAGGAGAGCAAGAACCAGCTCATCAAAATCCTCCAGATCTTCAAGGAGAAGGAGCTCGACATCGGAAAGATGCTCATGGAGACTACTGGAACCGGTGCGACCACCTCAAAAACGGCCGCCAGAACGGCCGGCGCCGTGAAGGAGCTCAGCGAGGAAGAGGAAAGGGGAGTTAAAAAGACCATTGACAAAGGGGAAGGGAGGAAAAAGCCCCTCGTCGTTGGAAAATGCCCGAAGTGCGGTGGCGACCTCGTGGTGAGGTACAACCGGAGAACCGGAAAGAGGTTTGTGGGTTGCTCCAACTGGCCAAAGTGCAACGTCACCTACCCTCTGCTCCAGCGCGGCGAGGTGATACCAACCAACAAAACCTGCTGTGGCGGTGCACCTGTCGTTAAGATACGTGAGGGTGAACGGGAGTATGAGGTTTGTCTGGACATGAACTGCGATGAATACCGTTATAGAAGGAGCACCAGAAAGGCCAAGTAA
- a CDS encoding helix-turn-helix transcriptional regulator: protein MAEGDAEENIQRLSETFKILSSTTRLRILILCMDAEKTSRELREALGISKPLLISHLRKLLNAGFLEYRAEMDEKRMIVRKYYRTRSDVPCIEEIRRRVRDWSET from the coding sequence ATGGCCGAGGGGGATGCCGAGGAGAACATCCAGAGACTTTCCGAGACGTTCAAGATCCTCTCCAGTACAACCCGACTCAGGATACTGATACTGTGCATGGATGCGGAAAAAACCAGCAGGGAGCTCAGGGAAGCACTGGGGATATCAAAGCCCCTGCTCATCTCGCATCTCCGGAAGCTTCTGAATGCAGGATTCCTTGAGTATCGGGCCGAAATGGACGAAAAGCGCATGATAGTCAGGAAGTACTACCGAACGCGAAGCGATGTTCCGTGCATCGAGGAAATCCGAAGGAGAGTTAGAGATTGGTCTGAAACTTGA
- a CDS encoding 7-carboxy-7-deazaguanine synthase QueE, with product MKLVMAEVFNSWQGEGGSVEGSAFGRRQIFVRFAGCDLNCIWCDSKEYINASHVFRWRYEVEPFTGKFEYRPNPAELDDVVDAIIRLDTGDIHSISYTGGEPTLQIRALKAIMEKMKNLGFNNFLETHGGLPERVNEVAPLTDYASVDIKDETAKATENWKALVLREVESIRTLKEAGTEVYAKLVVTSKTKIENVRWYAELLKGLAPLVIQPREPMGISQEGLMAVYREAAVVMGRKNVGLSFQVHKYLHVL from the coding sequence ATGAAACTCGTAATGGCCGAGGTCTTTAACAGCTGGCAGGGTGAAGGCGGGAGCGTCGAGGGCTCTGCTTTTGGGAGGAGGCAGATCTTCGTCCGATTCGCCGGCTGCGACCTTAACTGTATTTGGTGTGACTCCAAGGAATACATCAACGCCTCCCACGTTTTCCGCTGGCGCTACGAGGTGGAGCCCTTCACAGGGAAGTTCGAGTACAGACCAAACCCTGCGGAGCTCGATGATGTCGTCGATGCAATTATACGCCTCGACACAGGGGACATCCACTCGATAAGCTACACCGGCGGCGAGCCGACGCTCCAGATAAGGGCGCTCAAGGCGATTATGGAGAAAATGAAAAACCTCGGCTTCAACAACTTCCTCGAAACTCATGGGGGCCTTCCGGAGCGGGTTAATGAGGTTGCCCCCCTCACGGACTACGCGAGCGTTGATATAAAGGATGAAACGGCTAAGGCTACTGAGAACTGGAAGGCTTTGGTTCTCCGCGAGGTCGAGAGCATAAGAACCCTGAAGGAAGCCGGGACAGAAGTTTACGCCAAGCTCGTCGTTACGTCAAAGACGAAAATCGAGAACGTTCGATGGTATGCGGAGCTGCTGAAAGGTCTGGCCCCCCTCGTGATCCAGCCGAGGGAGCCGATGGGAATAAGTCAGGAAGGACTCATGGCCGTTTATCGTGAAGCCGCCGTGGTAATGGGGAGGAAGAACGTCGGCCTGAGCTTTCAGGTTCACAAGTACCTCCATGTGCTTTGA
- a CDS encoding RuvB-like helicase: MPVIEEVATRSFERVGSHSHIRGLGLDENGKAPFMADGMVGQVKAREAAGIAVHLIKRGKLAGKGILLVGPTGSGKTAIAMGIARELGEDVPFVQIAGSEIYSAEIKKTEFLKEALRRAIGVRISEEKKVYEGEVKEIRINKTRHPFNPYAEVPESVTVTLRTKDDEKSVRAGREIAYQLMEMGIEEGDVIQIDAETGRISKIGTTKEEEGLFFKRRVNLPGGPVLKIKEFTYTVTLHDLDVANARGNIFGLLFSTGAEISDEVRARVDETVKQWIEEGRATLVPGVLFIDECHMLDVEAFSFLARAMEGELAPILILATNRGRTKIRGTDIEAPHGIPIDMLDRLLIINTEPYGKDEIREIVRIRAREENIEVSDEAMEYLAELGERTSLRYAVQLLAPASILAGNNRVEREHVEKAQEYFADIGRSMEFVESLKGMLS, encoded by the coding sequence ATGCCTGTTATCGAGGAGGTCGCCACCAGGAGCTTTGAGAGGGTTGGAAGCCATTCCCACATAAGGGGGCTGGGACTTGACGAGAACGGAAAAGCTCCGTTCATGGCGGATGGAATGGTAGGACAGGTAAAGGCAAGGGAAGCTGCAGGGATAGCGGTCCATCTCATCAAACGCGGCAAGCTGGCTGGAAAGGGGATTCTCCTTGTTGGCCCCACGGGCAGTGGCAAAACCGCCATAGCAATGGGCATAGCAAGGGAACTCGGTGAAGATGTGCCATTTGTCCAGATAGCGGGAAGCGAGATTTATTCGGCTGAGATTAAGAAAACAGAGTTCCTCAAAGAGGCCCTGAGGAGGGCAATAGGGGTTAGGATAAGCGAGGAGAAGAAGGTCTACGAGGGCGAGGTCAAGGAAATACGGATAAACAAGACGCGGCATCCGTTTAATCCCTACGCGGAGGTGCCAGAGAGCGTCACGGTAACCCTCCGCACGAAAGACGATGAGAAATCCGTGAGGGCAGGTAGGGAGATAGCGTATCAGCTCATGGAAATGGGCATCGAAGAGGGAGACGTAATCCAGATAGACGCCGAAACAGGTAGAATATCAAAGATAGGGACAACCAAGGAAGAGGAGGGCCTTTTCTTCAAGAGAAGGGTGAACCTGCCAGGTGGCCCAGTTCTTAAGATAAAGGAGTTCACGTACACAGTCACGCTCCACGACCTAGACGTGGCCAACGCCCGTGGAAATATCTTTGGCCTGCTGTTCAGTACAGGAGCAGAGATAAGCGACGAGGTCAGGGCCCGCGTTGATGAAACCGTTAAGCAGTGGATTGAAGAGGGCAGGGCAACGCTCGTTCCAGGGGTGCTCTTCATAGACGAGTGCCACATGCTCGATGTGGAGGCATTCTCATTCCTGGCTAGGGCAATGGAAGGTGAACTGGCACCGATACTCATCCTGGCCACCAACCGCGGGAGAACGAAGATAAGGGGAACTGACATCGAGGCGCCGCACGGCATTCCAATCGACATGCTCGACAGGTTACTTATAATCAACACAGAGCCCTATGGAAAGGATGAGATCCGCGAGATAGTCAGGATAAGGGCCAGGGAGGAGAATATAGAGGTCAGTGACGAAGCGATGGAGTACCTGGCCGAGCTGGGCGAAAGAACCAGCCTGCGCTATGCCGTTCAGCTCCTAGCACCGGCCAGTATCCTCGCTGGAAATAACAGGGTCGAGAGGGAGCACGTGGAAAAGGCCCAAGAGTACTTCGCCGACATTGGGAGGAGCATGGAATTCGTGGAGAGTCTCAAGGGGATGCTGAGCTGA
- a CDS encoding PIN domain-containing protein: protein MYHEELIRKPELQILLNVLDEVEVSFPLYELPLIRARRWENGYIVDALAGYHDFSKAMHGIEHLSHELPTYSDFYETFMASGIILYDNVDEFKRSLELYDYLKKGVAFAPDTNVLYHRFISNFRQLDGYQIVIAEGVKKEVENAMNYKYRRNQLDEMKRAVKNSWLLKELSNRRVKKSRKAAYIALKEFERLKDRVVIAENVNEIAHNNDEIIVKSLKRYDDISPVLVVFLTADVAVTDVAEMEGLEYFLFQYPSASIGRHSVSAYQLRTLLFNLAAVFGVIEVNGTLIFGEFGGKRGLNELKLVFGKEDRIYNEFGFHLRLSRKLMGIMRGWNS, encoded by the coding sequence ATGTACCATGAGGAACTTATAAGAAAACCTGAGCTTCAGATCCTCCTGAACGTTCTCGATGAGGTCGAGGTCAGCTTTCCACTCTACGAGCTCCCTCTTATAAGGGCTAGGCGTTGGGAGAATGGGTATATTGTTGACGCCCTCGCAGGCTACCACGATTTTTCAAAGGCGATGCATGGGATTGAGCACCTGAGCCACGAACTTCCAACTTACAGCGACTTTTACGAGACATTTATGGCATCGGGGATAATCCTCTACGATAACGTTGATGAGTTCAAACGAAGCCTTGAGCTGTACGATTACCTGAAGAAGGGTGTTGCTTTTGCGCCGGATACAAATGTCCTCTACCACAGATTTATCTCGAATTTTCGACAGCTGGACGGATACCAGATTGTAATAGCCGAAGGCGTGAAGAAGGAAGTAGAGAACGCCATGAACTACAAATATCGGCGAAATCAGCTTGACGAGATGAAACGGGCTGTGAAAAACTCTTGGCTGTTAAAAGAGCTCAGCAACCGCCGCGTTAAGAAATCCCGCAAGGCGGCATACATAGCCCTGAAGGAGTTCGAGCGCCTTAAGGATCGTGTTGTCATCGCGGAGAATGTAAACGAAATCGCCCACAACAACGACGAGATAATAGTCAAATCACTCAAGAGGTACGATGATATAAGCCCCGTTCTTGTTGTTTTCCTGACAGCGGACGTTGCAGTGACCGATGTCGCCGAGATGGAAGGATTGGAGTACTTCCTGTTCCAATATCCCAGTGCCAGTATCGGGAGGCATAGCGTCTCGGCGTATCAGCTTAGAACACTTCTCTTCAATCTCGCGGCTGTTTTTGGAGTAATCGAGGTAAATGGAACCCTAATTTTTGGAGAGTTCGGCGGGAAAAGGGGCCTAAACGAGCTGAAGCTGGTCTTTGGGAAAGAAGACAGGATCTACAATGAGTTCGGATTCCACCTCAGGCTCAGCAGGAAGTTGATGGGAATTATGAGGGGATGGAACTCCTAA
- a CDS encoding DUF2284 domain-containing protein produces the protein MKVLWEGEIPADEIVVSPRPVWKCRSCPMYGKRPSCPPHAPNWTEVREWVRHFKRAMIVKFEIDMDNFEREKRGVLRYLLKREEEFFREGKMYATALFPGSCNLCDDCPFERGEACRLPTKVRPSIDAVGIELASLVELDFSESVLYGMVLVD, from the coding sequence ATGAAGGTGCTGTGGGAGGGGGAAATCCCAGCTGATGAGATAGTCGTCTCACCCAGGCCTGTCTGGAAGTGCCGCTCCTGTCCGATGTACGGCAAAAGACCGAGCTGTCCTCCACATGCCCCGAACTGGACGGAGGTGAGGGAGTGGGTGCGGCACTTCAAGAGGGCCATGATAGTGAAGTTCGAGATAGACATGGACAACTTCGAGAGGGAGAAACGGGGGGTCCTCCGGTATCTTCTGAAGAGGGAGGAGGAGTTCTTCCGGGAGGGAAAAATGTATGCAACAGCCCTCTTCCCCGGTTCCTGCAACCTCTGCGACGACTGTCCCTTCGAAAGGGGAGAGGCCTGCAGACTGCCGACTAAGGTCAGGCCGAGCATCGATGCGGTTGGGATAGAACTCGCTTCCCTTGTGGAACTTGACTTCTCCGAAAGTGTTTTGTACGGGATGGTGCTAGTTGATTAG
- a CDS encoding SDR family NAD(P)-dependent oxidoreductase: MRLEGKVAVVTGSARGIGRAIAVELAKRGVKVVINYAHSYNEARKTAEFCRIHGAETLLVKADVTDRKQVRKMVEGTIERFDRIDILVNNAGILGKALEPMEVTDDDWDAVLGVNLKGAFIVTQEVLRYMKKGKIVNIASIAGKDGGTVGPHYAASKGGLIALTFNLARHLAPNILVNAVAPGPVDTELISPEIKERLRSLSLTGEIAKPEEIAHAVVFLLENDHITGEVIDVNGGRLMD, encoded by the coding sequence ATGCGGCTTGAGGGGAAAGTGGCTGTTGTTACGGGATCTGCAAGGGGAATCGGCAGAGCCATAGCGGTTGAGCTTGCTAAGAGGGGGGTAAAAGTTGTCATAAACTACGCTCACAGTTATAATGAGGCTAGAAAAACGGCGGAGTTCTGCAGGATCCACGGTGCGGAGACCCTCTTAGTAAAGGCGGATGTCACTGACAGGAAGCAGGTCAGGAAGATGGTTGAGGGGACCATCGAGCGTTTTGATAGGATAGACATCCTCGTGAACAACGCCGGAATCCTTGGAAAGGCCCTGGAGCCCATGGAGGTCACCGACGATGACTGGGACGCTGTTCTCGGCGTCAACCTCAAGGGGGCCTTCATCGTCACCCAGGAGGTTCTCAGGTACATGAAGAAGGGAAAGATAGTTAACATAGCCTCGATAGCCGGCAAGGACGGTGGAACGGTCGGGCCTCACTACGCGGCCTCGAAGGGCGGACTGATAGCCCTCACGTTCAACCTCGCAAGGCATCTTGCTCCCAACATCCTCGTCAACGCAGTGGCCCCGGGACCGGTTGATACAGAGCTGATAAGTCCTGAGATAAAGGAAAGGCTCCGTTCGCTCTCGCTGACCGGGGAGATAGCCAAACCGGAGGAGATAGCCCACGCTGTGGTATTCCTCCTCGAAAACGACCACATAACCGGCGAGGTTATAGATGTCAACGGCGGCAGGCTGATGGATTGA
- a CDS encoding YbhB/YbcL family Raf kinase inhibitor-like protein, giving the protein MKAVPLLVAFVVFLAGCLSSTNGGGVMNAEKSLKIGSIFHDGSFIPSKFTCDGEDINPPIYIGNISPKARSLVIIMDDPDAPRGTFTHWIAWNIPPRGEIPENLPKVAEVKNPMTLIQGRNDFGRVGYGGPCPPRGHGTHHYRFRIYALNVELNLKPGSTREELEEAMRNHVIQWGELVGLYKRI; this is encoded by the coding sequence ATGAAGGCAGTCCCCCTGCTGGTAGCGTTCGTGGTGTTCCTGGCTGGGTGCCTGTCCTCTACCAATGGAGGTGGTGTTATGAACGCTGAAAAAAGCCTGAAGATTGGTTCTATTTTCCATGACGGCAGCTTTATCCCCTCAAAGTTCACCTGCGACGGGGAAGATATCAACCCGCCTATCTACATCGGCAACATAAGCCCCAAGGCCAGGAGCCTGGTCATAATTATGGACGACCCAGATGCCCCCAGAGGTACTTTTACACACTGGATAGCATGGAACATTCCGCCAAGAGGCGAGATCCCGGAGAACCTCCCCAAGGTGGCGGAGGTTAAGAACCCTATGACCCTCATCCAGGGGAGGAACGATTTTGGCAGGGTGGGGTACGGGGGTCCGTGCCCTCCACGTGGACATGGGACACATCACTACCGCTTCAGAATATACGCGCTGAACGTGGAGCTCAACCTGAAGCCCGGGTCAACAAGGGAAGAACTTGAAGAGGCCATGAGGAACCACGTGATCCAGTGGGGAGAGCTGGTAGGCCTATACAAGCGGATATAA